A stretch of Henckelia pumila isolate YLH828 chromosome 4, ASM3356847v2, whole genome shotgun sequence DNA encodes these proteins:
- the LOC140861678 gene encoding uncharacterized protein, whose amino-acid sequence MSVLEYTSKFNSLGTYVPTVMANDTLKMHCYKKGLNSRVQSALAVYQATTFVDLMGAAIRAKTDIKRREDEHKNKRPLSVSTNQSVQKFKKPNQSSGPSKGSIPTDAAIKLCPICNFRHPGECRRTSGACFNCGKMGHRIAECPKPKKVGMRSNVGATPGKTKENKPNARVFAITQEEADNTNDVVAGTILINQFLSYVLFDCGATHSFISKRFSKKLRLEPEMLFEPYRVATPSSKTIETHKVHENFNICINKHTFEANLIQLNMVEFDEILGMDWLAKNHALVNCREKNVKLRVPN is encoded by the coding sequence ATGTCGGTGTTGGAGTACACATCCAAGTTCAACTCCCTTGGAACCTATGTACCGACCGTCATGGCTAATGACACTCTGAAAATGCACTGTTACAAGAAGGGACTTAACAGTCGGGTCCAGTCAGCCTTGGCAGTTTATCAAGCCACAACTTTTGTTGATCTAATGGGAGCAGCCATTAGAGCCAAGACTGATATCAAACGACGCGAGGACGAGCATAAAAATAAGAGACCTCTCTCAGTCTCAACCAACCAAAGTGTACAGAAATTCAAGAAGCCAAATCAATCTAGTGGCCCATCCAAGGGTTCGATTCCAACTGACGCAGCAATTAAGTTATGCCCCATATGCAACTTTCGCCACCCTGGTGAATGTCGTAGAACCTCCGGTGCCTGCTTTAACTGTGGAAAGATGGGACATCGCATTGCTGAATGCCCCAAACCTAAGAAGGTGGGAATGAGATCAAACGTTGGTGCCACCCCAGGCAAGACGAAAGAGAACAAACCCAATGCTCGGGTGTTTGCCATCACTCAAGAGGAAGCTGATAACACAAATGATGTCGTGGCAGGTACCATTCTGATAAATCAATTTCTTTCTTATGTACTGTTTGATTGCGGTGCCACGCATTCTTTTATATCCAAGAGATTCTCTAAGAAGTTAAGGCTTGAACCTGAAATGCTTTTCGAACCTTATAGAGTAGCGACTCCTAGTAGCAAAACTATTGAGACTCATAAGGTTCACGAAAACTTCAATATATGTATCAATAAGCATACTTTCGAAGCCAACTTGATTCAACTCAATATGGTTGAATTCGATGAaattttgggtatggattggttaGCCAAGAACCATGCATTGGTCAATTGTAGAGAGAAGAACGTGAAGCTTCGGGTGCCGAACTAA